TCACTTTCTCGCTATTCTCGCTTCGATCTCGATCCAgtgatttattgatttatctAATGACGTAGTCAAATGCTTGACGAACGCCACTGCGCGCCGGTTCGATTTGAATCATAAGTCATATCTGGACTAAGCTGAAGCGATACCTTTTGTGTCAATTATTGTTTCTATATAAAAGAATACTCGGGCCGAGACTACCAGATACAGATCGCGGTCGCCGCTTAAACCTGAATCTACCCTGAGTatgtgtaggtactaggtacggtTAAGTCATTTAATTCGTTTGATTCGAAACCAAATTgtcattattaataaaataaaaaagatagagAATATAACTCTTTACCGATACTCAGTCCTTTTTTATTTGCCGTTGTGATCGATAAATTTGTAGTGATAATAGTGTTCACGATAATGTTCTAATTGACTGAATGTTAGCGTTAGTGATTGTAAATATGAAAGCTTTAGACATTatacatttaattaaaaaacttattcgttttattagatttattttagaataaaatacagaaatcgattataaaattgaattagAGGAAAAGTTGGTGCACAAAAATTTTCTGATTAAGATATTCATATTAAAAAGCTATGAAAAATGGAAGCTCTTAACACGTTAGTATCTTCGTGTATCAGTCGAATTCGCTgtatagtacgattcaaacgtaaatgcgcccctgacgtttgcgcacgacgttgcgcagaaaacacattttgggtgtccgaggtagcggggagggtaactgCGCACGTGTCGCAATTTCACGCAGACGCATtaaagtttgaatcgtactgtgcATATAATTTATGAGTCTGAGTCGTGCGTGTCATATTCGTCGCTGGTGAAGCGAGCTTGCGATCGTCGCTGCAGGCGCGACGTGCGGAGCCGCGGCTGGCGAGCGTAGTGCGCGGGGAAAGTCGCGGGCGCTCTAATGTATGCGCTCAGGTCGACCACTGCCAGCCGAGGTGTACGGACGGCTTTACCTGAAAGTCGAAGTTTTTACTTTAATAATTCTACATCCTAGTCGTTTTTAGACATTGAATTTATCGGACGATTCCCACCGTAGATTTATGCTTCAGATGCCTATTCTGTATCGTGCTATTCGTAATATATAATAttcatatataatatatagaaatagtttataatatttttacctgAATGGTAAGGAATGAAGGTTGTGGAAGGTACCTGTTATGATGGGCAACACAGTATCGCCAACATAGACAGTCCGCGGACGCGGCTTCTGCGCCAGGTTCCTCATGGTCCGCGAGGGGAACGACCGCAGCGCGGGGGGCGACGCCTCGGGCAGGCGGGGCGAGAGCGTACGAGCTGCCAACACTCTTCTTTCCGGTGATGAACTGGGGGATCTGAAACACATTTACCATAGGGTTTGATCAGTACCTATCTTACTGTATTTCATcctgattaacccatcgccggctcactactgagcacgggtctcctccgaatgagaagagttcaggccatagtctatcacgctggcccagtgcggattggcagacttcacatacttttGAAAATCATAGATTACTCTCAGGCGTCTCGATGTTCTCCTTCgtctttaaagcaagtgacatttaattaattaaaatgcacataactccgaaaagtgagtccccgggatcgaatccccgatctcccgaataggagccggacgtcttaaccactagacaaacaactaacaaacaaacaaacatactttcgcatataGTTAGTGATTTTGGTTTAATTaactatagtctgcgacaggttaagatggcaatcgggtataAGGTGGGAGCTctaggacgccccgcacacccacgctcacccgcgacgggttagcgcgggggctgtgcgggggggggggggggaaccctctccgattgccatgttTTAAAGACCTTCACTTTTTACCTTTCTCTTTCATACACTGGCTTTCGCCTCCGCTTTCGGCGCGAGTCCTTTTTCTTGCTGGAAACACCTTCGCGAGGAGGAATCACAGCGATGTGCCGGTAGTAGTCGCACAACGCCTTCGCTAAGGCTCTTCCTATTTTAGCATCTGAATGTTTGTTGAAGATATTacttctatctatatataacCTTTACTATCTTGGCACAACTTTTAACTGATAACaatcttctatccctttctcgcaaaactaaaatttgtatgaaaccgcacgaagctactatggcattagtcaaaatgacgtcataattctatatggctatctctgtctaatcagaaatatttaaataatttaaatgcttataacttttttattatttgatcgaagtaggtacgtcattatttttatcctagtttataatagagttaaaaaaaaattaagtcgaATACCCTTTGTGATTATTCATAGTAGTTAGGAAAACAAGAATCTGTTGGTCGCTGGTGGCTCCGACTGGTGACGCTGGAAAGACGACAAATGCAAGAGTGGCGCCTGCAGAGcaagttttatatatttcttgtcagcctataatttatataaataaccaACCATAATCCACATAGGCCTTACATCTTCGTTTGATACCAAACTCGATAGATGTACCTATGTGGGTAGACACCTTGGTAGACACCCACACCACATACATCTATCGACTTTGATCCATACATCGccataatgataataataaaaaaaccggccaagtgcgagtcagacttgcgcaccgagggtttcgtactacagtcgtaattttgcgacattttgcaccataaatcaaaaactattatgcataaaaataaataaaatctgttttatagaatgtacaggtatcatatgatatcccacttggaatagtaggtagaggtaccttttaatttatctttaaaagttgaaaatactaattatttattcatacgttttaattttttttgtgatgtaattacaaattcaaggttttcaaatttcatgattctaggccaacgggaagtaccctgtaggtttcttgacagacagacaacgaagtaatcctagcgctataagggttccttttaaggtacggaacccctataGGCAGCAAAAGCAATGCAAAAAGATACAAGCATCTTCATTGTAATGCATGTACGGCCCTCTCGGCGTCAAACGCCGCCCGCCGAAGGAAGCCAGCACGGAGTAAGCATCAATGGTCCCAGCAGCGAAGGAGCGGCGCACGCTGCCAGTGGCATTCGAATCCGCGTTGTACATGCATGATTCCTGCATCCAAGCCTCCACGCGCATCCCCATGAACTTTGGTAGCACCGCGTGTCGTTCAAACCTGTACAGATTACAGACACATAAACGTAAAATCTTTCCGGCATTGTACGTTAGACTAAACCATTGATTATGTTGCTAATGCAATTTCAGTAGGAGTTAATAGGAATTAAAGAGCAGCAAAGCATTATCTTTTTAAAGATATCAATGTGATTGTAGATGATCGCATTTATGAATCTACAGTAAGTCCTAGTGTATAGTGCCACCAACTTATCTGTTCAGGTGACAGCGTCGCTAGTGGAGAATTTGTTATTGCTATTTAAGAAATTCACAAAGAAAAAcggaatttaaaatttaaattctttCAACGTAGCGAAGATTCAATATAGATTAATTATATtgctatactagctgatgcctgtgaaTTAATTAGCGTGGATTTTGATATGGCGTCTGACGTTCCTATTTTGCCCACCTGAACAGATAGGTAAGTCGGTGGCACTGTACAGAACAGCTGAAAGGTACGTTACCTATACACATCATCGTAGGAGTTGCCCCTAACAAATACACCCTCGTGGCTAACGTCAGAGTGAATGTCGATGATAAAATCCAGCTgcaaagactttaaaaaatattattacaagagtatacctacctacttttaattgatttttcagatttttatagATTTAAGTAGTCCTTTAAAAGACTAACATCAAATTACTTTAGCCAATTTAGTCTTCATGGCAAAGAATACCTGATACCAAAGCCATTTCAATTTGTATTATCAATAGAGCGAGACCCTAgactttacctacttattttcttAGAAATAAAATGTCCCACACATTgcgtttctcagaaaataaataAGCACATAATGTCTGGTGGTCCTGAGTTCTTGGACTACTAGATTAAAGAGGATACCTACTTTTTCAGCAGTGATCTTCTGTATAAGTTCATTGACAGCAATGAGAGCGGGATGTGCAAAGGTTGTGGCTTTGTTCCAACAGCGGTTCAAGTCTGAGCCGAGCAAGTCAGAACGCTGGTTACCAAGGAACACTCCGTCGGGATTCAGCATTGGCACTACCTATAACATTTTGCtgttttaattaggtaagtaaagaCTTTAATGTATTTAAAGCTAATTTTAGGATTCTGTAGTCCAAgtgaaaaacagaacccttattagATCACTcgtatgtctgtatgtctgtccgtctgtcacagccacTGTGCGCCAAATCTACTGTTGTAAGTTGGGCACACATATCAATTTCTGTGACCGAAACACGGAAGTGTGACGTCAATAAATGAATAGTTTTGTACAAACTTACAAGGTCATCGCAAGAAACACTTTCCGTGCGAGTGTAACTCgcatttttcttgttttttatttatgttgaaTTAAAACTAATTTGTACCTGAAGAACAATTCCATTTCTCAAAGCTGATGCCTTTTCTGAAGAACTTATCATATAGTCCAGAAAACCTGAAATCAATTTCCATTGTTATAGGTGCATGGCGAGTAAATAGGTTTAGTTAGGTACCCAAGAGCTGATAAAATAGAATACGGTGAAACTTGTGTAGGAATACCTTGGCAAACAAACGAAGACGGCTGTTCACCGCCGTGCACTCTCGCCATAATCAGGACGACCCGTTTTTTGTTTCCACcgatttttccttttgtattaGGCTCATCTTTACATTCCCCTTCTTTTGGCACTAGATCTCCAAAGGTTATTAAATCTATTCGACGTTTttgctaaaataaaaatcagagCTTCACAAATTGACAAATGaagtttaaaataacaaaaaaacttagtgctaagaaaaattacgagacatttcaccgcggttaATAGCCTTATCTGATAacagggctggctcatttttgcgcaaaggatcagaaAGGGTCTGGCAGCTGGCTATCCAGCGcgtaaatgcagccagtattcttggcaccattccacactggcatgatttgtacaatTAGATAAGggtagctttaagttttattgtaacattttactttgaaaaaacTTGcttaaaaaaagtgaaaaaaatctatatacttaagtatttaaaaggaaaagctgactgactgactgatctatcaacgctcagcacaaattactggatggattggtctgaaatttggcatgcaggtagctattatgacgcagacatccgctaagaaagggtttttgaaaattcaacccctaagggggtaaaataggggtttgaagagttccacgcggatgaagtcgcgagcataggctagtccttaaataaattaaaaatctgagggatatttaattttgaaactaACGGTAGTTTGCGCTATACTTTCTCTCGTAGCGAACGGTAGTGCTCGCTTTTCCCACTGTGCGAGATATTTTTGAAGTCTTGAATATGAGTATGGCGCCGCTGCGGAAAATTGGTAAATATCTTCTTCCTTATCGAATCCAAAAGCTATGCTCAGAATCTTCCGGCCACGGTGCACCAAGGAGCGGTGGTAGAAAATAAGGCGTCGAGGGATGCGTTGCCTGGaaatatacatttaaaaaattggtatagtgtgaatcggactcgcacacgaagggttccgtaccaattaccatcatacaagaaataacacttttcaaTTTTCGTGGCGtcgattttgtaatttttattagttgttctgtatagcggcaatagaaatacctacacattctgtgaaaatttccactctctacctattacggttcatgagatacagactactgacagacagacggacgcacgGACAACGGAGTTTTAGTTAGAGGGTCCCgatggcaccctttgggtacggaaccccaaaaacattttattaggCCGTTTGCGGAAgaattattataggtatctgTCCCTTTTATCAGGCCTGATATGTAAAACTTATTCCTTACCATTTAGGCCGAGAAGTTGAACGAACTAATGGAGTCATGTCCTCGTTAAATAGGTTGTGCTCTTTTCCTAAATTCACGAAGTTAAAAATAACACGCTGAaacatccaatttttttatataggtatagggaattagataataaataatacaagaGATTGAGACGCTTTATCACCAACATCTGTTGTAGAGTTTTTTGACAATTTACCTGGggtagtggtgagcgctgtggtctttctAAGcgaggaggtcccgggttcgatttctggcaggggcaatttgaggcaatttttgaaattgtgtctaggctggtctggtgggagacttcggtcGTGACTTGTTACAAAGCCGTCAAGCGAAGACGCGAATTCGCCAAGCGAATTAGCGTTAaaaaaagagtaggtaagtGTAATGAAAATTTTCTAAAGACGAAAACTTGCCTGATCTTGTCTAACGTTTTCAACAGTGAAATTGAACCAAAACCTCGACCGCGGTCTGCACGTGTCAGGTCTTATGAAGAGGTCGTACTCCAGTTCCGTGATATGGTCCGCTCGCCCCAGGTTGCCGCACTCGAAGGCCGCGTCGAAGCAGAGGTGACCGCGCTTTGCTTTCCCGCTGTGTCCAGGCGGACGGATGATTAGCCGGTTCAAGTTACCCAAGCCGCCCTCCCCATCACTCTCCTCGCTATCTGTTAATAAGTAATCAAACGAAAAAGAAATTTATTCGGTTTTTTAAACGGTatatcaaagatttcccacgggatttaaacaaaacctatatccacgcgaacgaagtagcgggcatcagctgcaTCAGCTGGTAATAAATAACCCTAGCTAGTGCTATCAGATTTttgtaattatgtaattaatatcaaaaaattacCATTCCGCGGTCTAATGTATATTGAAGCGTGTTCAAGAGCGTCTATAAAAGCACTCATCATAACACTGGACAACACTAAACTATCTCAGAAGTAGGTAAAAAACCAGTAAAACTCCAATGATGTGGTTTCAACTCAATGACTTCAAAGAAAGTGTAGAATGTAACTAAAGCGTCAATAAGGAAAACCATTTATCTAACACGCCATGAGTATAAAGTCAATTGAAAACCTACTTTCAATTTATAAGCTAGTTTAGCTCTAAGTTTGAGAAGTTTATTTTACATACAGAAATTTACCGTCTTTGTCATCCTGTTATAACTTTTGAAATTATGATTATCCTTCatgtaggtattaattaatcatGATTCACGCAAACTCAAGTTTTCTTTATAGCACAGTCTATATAGTGCTCATATGTGGAGGAAATACAGCATACGATGAAGCTTATTTTCATTAGCTTAGAACTCGACTTCTTTTATGTGGTAAGCGTTTTTTGTGTaaataaatgcggaagtgtctgtctgtctgtctgtctgactgctagcGTTGCTAACTGCAGCTGACGCTgtcagacagatggacggagaGCGGAGGCttgatcccgttggcacccttcgttTACGAAGCCCTAACCATCGTCCTAGCCGTCACCCATATTATGTTGTTGACGTGCAGTACAATCTATCGTGACTCTATATTATGTGGGGTATGTGGCCTGCGCATTTTACATTTACGAACTGCGGAACGTGAGTATCTTTTATTTtcgtcgtgattttttaaaatatttaataattttattataaatcctAGAAATAGCAGGTGGAAGAAAAATAGATATTAGAAGAAGGAAGCACCTATCGATGACGATATTTTCGAAACCCGTTGATATTTCAGTTATTGAATCTTCAGTCTGTTTGGATATTTTATTAGGATTTCAATTTAGATAACAGAAAGAAGAAAATAGATTCTCAATGATAGAGCCCGGTTATTGGCAATAGATTGAAATCCATTTTCAAACGATCGCTAAAGCTCAATATACGATCCGTAgtggtaggtaataaaattgcTTGGCTTTACTGTAtgtgtttttagtttagatatgtACACTTGACGTAAATATCTTTAGAATAGATCAAGTTTATAACTAGTAatattgataagtaggtacctagaagtTGTTCgtttataaatatgtaggtaataagTACACATGGTAAGTCCTGGTAGGTTGTACCTAAGTTGTCTTAGGTTTGATTTccgaaaaaaaaccttttttcaGGAATTCTGTAGctaatgatcatcatcatcaaatcaTGTAGTTTTGTACGTTCAATAAATTGTATAGATAGTTTTCTCAGACCAAATATTTCAGGTTTACGGTTCGGGTAACTGCCATAGGTGTGTGCCTGCTATAAACTCACCTTATTTACGTAAACAatttcaaaagttattaaaaagtaGATATAGAAAGATTTTACCTAGGTGCTACGTGGGTACATCGGTTCATGAACTCGTACGTAGATACTTACGTACGTAGATATGGCCTAGCCTAGGTATTAAGAAGCAATTTTCATGTGTATCGCATTCCGGTTTAGCGCTCTACGTATATCACGAAGGCATTGAGGTATAAATTTCTTGTAAGAAAATCAAGTCACGCAACAGCTCATACAGTAAATGCATATATAATCTATCTGCTAGATAGTTGTCCGCGACCTCTTCCGcgcggatttagatttttggaaatcccgtagataggtactatttgattttctgagataaaaagtagcctgtgtacCTACGTCTCCCGAAAGCAAGCCGTAGCAAAAAGTACCTAGCTATTGTTCATCCACGTGGAATTCGGTTACAGATAATTATTCCTGCGGGAACTTTTGAGTTTGTGGCATGAAGTGGGATGAAAACCtgcaaattttcaattttttttatcttctattacctacttattattggGACTTGGGATGTTGACTGAGTTTGTGTAAGTAGGAACCTATGTGGCGGCAAAACTGGATTTCATGTAGGGGCTTGCCTAGGTCGAACTAGTTGAGTGAAAGCGTGTCAGGATCGCCGACCAACTAGTTTAACCTAAGTAGGCAAATATTAATTTGTTCTAATCCATTTCTCACACGGAGATAGCCTTCTTGCGATAGTGCTATATAGGGCGATTTCCGATGCTAATTGCGGTAACGCTTTAGGaaattgtttaataaaattagctCAGTCTTTATGCACCCACCATGTTTTCGTCTAGTTAGATATTTCCTAATGCCCTAATCTAACCTAATTCGTAAATCTATTTATTGCAATTTTGATACATCTTCCGAGTGCCGGGAAGTTTAAAATAACATACCTGACATTTTCTAATCTTCACACCATAATTTTATCaccttattattatattataatatttttttcttgtaaaatTATGTGCTATCTATACACAATCACTAACACGGAGTGTCTGTTCATTATTTCAGTCATTTCGCGTTTATCATAATATGCTGAACCCCTACTTGTTGCCACGATACGACACAATGCGACAATTTCATCCAtaatgaaaaacaaaaacaaattattgtcTCATTTCCAATGCGTAATTTACAAACTTCGTTTCTTAGCAACTTtgttagattatattattattagtccgAGAGCCCGCTGGAAATTTTTAGGATGTGTTTACACCTAAAAGAGTAGGGTTGTTTCTTCTGCGTGTCTCGAATGGTTAAATCCCTAGAATAAGGGGCTGCCTCTTCCAACAGCAATGGTTAAATCTAAAGTACTTAGGAATGAGAAACTGAATccggatattttttttttggaattttttggATTAGGTATAAGTAGAACTCATACATGgtataaaaacactaaaaataagtagtacctactagctgaagcccacgactacgtccgcgtggatttgggttttaaaatcccatgggaactgtttgattt
The DNA window shown above is from Maniola hyperantus chromosome 1, iAphHyp1.2, whole genome shotgun sequence and carries:
- the LOC117996299 gene encoding cytosolic carboxypeptidase 6-like, with the protein product MSDSEESDGEGGLGNLNRLIIRPPGHSGKAKRGHLCFDAAFECGNLGRADHITELEYDLFIRPDTCRPRSRFWFNFTVENVRQDQRVIFNFVNLGKEHNLFNEDMTPLVRSTSRPKWQRIPRRLIFYHRSLVHRGRKILSIAFGFDKEEDIYQFSAAAPYSYSRLQKYLAQWEKRALPFATRESIAQTTQKRRIDLITFGDLVPKEGECKDEPNTKGKIGGNKKRVVLIMARVHGGEQPSSFVCQGFLDYMISSSEKASALRNGIVLQVVPMLNPDGVFLGNQRSDLLGSDLNRCWNKATTFAHPALIAVNELIQKITAEKSLQLDFIIDIHSDVSHEGVFVRGNSYDDVYRFERHAVLPKFMGMRVEAWMQESCMYNADSNATGSVRRSFAAGTIDAYSVLASFGGRRLTPRGPYMHYNEDAYAKIGRALAKALCDYYRHIAVIPPREGVSSKKKDSRRKRRRKPVYERERSPSSSPERRVLAARTLSPRLPEASPPALRSFPSRTMRNLAQKPRPRTVYVGDTVLPIITGKAVRTPRLAVVDLSAYIRAPATFPAHYARQPRLRTSRLQRRSQARFTSDEYDTHDSDS